Genomic window (Amaranthus tricolor cultivar Red isolate AtriRed21 chromosome 7, ASM2621246v1, whole genome shotgun sequence):
ACATgattagattattaatatcaattttttccttaaaatattgttttttaaCCCAACAAAGAGCTAGGGAAACAAGGGGGCCTCCTTCACATGGATTCACGTGTCCTCGGTCTTAATCTTATCATAAATTTATCTTAATTAGCATCCAAATTCTGAAATTGGGTTTAGATTACAATTACCccacattaattatttaattaataaacataTGTTTATAATGTTGAGCGACTAGAAGATTAGGTGAGAATCAAACTCATAATCTTTAATTGAAAAGTAACAATTGCTCTTCATCTGAGGCAAGATTTGATTCTACATATGcttaaccaactcaaccaaaagcttaaaatgATGTTTGGGGCTTAAAGATTTATTCAGATAGACCCCCTTCTATATTTTAacaaccaactcaaccaaaagcttaagatgATGATGTTTGGGGCTTCAGGATTTATTCAGATAGACCCCCTTATACATACGCTGATTCCACTTTAAATGCAGAATTGTTAAGATTGAACCCGTGACTTAGCTTTTATAACATTGACTTATAATACCATGCTAAAGAATCAATTCAATAAAAACTTTAAGCGGATAGTTAAGACCCATAATCTATTTATAATGACTAAAGAACAAATAAGCTTTTATTTTCATGCAATAGAACTTTTCTACTATGCATGATGTGTTATCATTGAAAAAGAATCCATAAATCTTGCATTAAGGAAATGTGGACCACAAGATAAAGACGAAtggtaatataaataaaatatttttaacaaaagtaCAAAAGTTggtttatattaaattaataaattagcaAATAATATTAGTGGTGGGGGGAATAATTTAACCGGCCGTAGAAAATATAAAAGGTGCAATGGCTTGAATTGAATTGATGCCAATGTTTTATTAGGTGTCCACTCTCAAATTGGTCGTGGAATACAAGTGCTTTGAGGTAGACTACATCACTACATAAGTATATATGCACTATTAGATAgtattagtaataaaaaaatggtTTCCATTATTTCTAGATAGTAaatattatttgcaattttacATAAATAGAAAGTACACGTAATTTAGGCACAAAAAGTAACCtttaaaaaatttgtgtttATGATCTGTTTTTCGTTTAAGGCTAATGTACAAGAATTctttgagtatgtcttaagaTACTCTCTAATTCTTTTAGATCGTATATACCTACTTCTATGCATTATATTTTCTCTACCGATTAATGATCATAACCTCTAGCATAAACACTCGGAGCAAATATTAaactcttggaaaaactttcaTCGTAGTTTCTCATTTTGTTCTTTGAGAACTTTTGGATTTCATTATCATTAAATTACACAATTTAGGTCTAGAGAGAATGTAGCCCAAATTAGATGAACCTTGTGAAATCGTGAGTTTGCTTGATGGCTTTGATTTTGCATGATTCTGATTGACTAAAATCATTGAATCCTCGTTCACAACAATTGGTATCCGATCAAGATGTTCTTGGTTGTGATTTTGATAGTTTTTGGTTGATTTAGGTTAAAAAATGTTTACTATAAAGCTTGATGTTGAGAAGTTTGATACGAACCATATTTTAGATTATGAAAATCAAAGATAAAGACTattttaatccaaaatggtGTGTAAAGGCTATTTTTAAAGGCCTAATTGAATGACTACTACAAAATGGGTGGAGATAACTCTATGATATTGAGTACATTTCAATTGTGCCTCATAAATGATATTTTGAGGGAAGTTCTGAAAGAAGAGACAACCAAGTGAATTTGGGGTAAGATGAAGTCACCGTACATGGCTAAAAGCGTTAGCAATAGATTGCTCAGTAGATTATATGATTTCTGATTGGAGGAAGAAGGCTCAGTAAATTATATGATCTCTGATTGGAAGAAGATAAATCTCTCAACTCATGTTGATGAATATAGCACAATTGTAATGGATTTGCACAATAATGATGTCACTCTTGATGAAAAAGAATAGTCGTATACTTGTTGTGTTCTtacatacaattttttttttatgaaacctTGTTTAATAATCAATTGCCACAAAAGACTCATAAAACCTTCTCCTCCCTTCTTTTGCCTTCTCCTCCCTTCTTTTGCCTTCTCCTGCACTCCTCCTGCACTCTATCTCGAGTGGGTACAGGTATAATTTGTCCGCTATCCCTCTCTCGAACCCTAATTTTACGCGAAATATTGGATTGTTAACCATAACCAGTGTAaatctttgaatttttttcattCATACTCATCCAGGGGCTTTGTGATCTTTCTTTCATGCAGTCCAAATCACTTTTGGACTCCCTCAACCTCTTGTTTACAGGTGTACTCTTTTCTTGCCCAGCTGATTGAGGAGCAACTTCTAGTCATCATCTGACATATCACTCACACTACAATATTTTATGTTAGTGTAGGGTCATTTTAATGATACTTAAAAGAATTAAGTCCTTTCTTCTCATAATCTTTTTCTAGATtacattattgattattgaattttaCAATTTAGAAACTGaaataatagttatttttaCGCCAATCTTATCCTTTTCTATTTCTTTCTTTCAAATAATATTCATGTCCTTTAAATTTACTACAtaacacaaattaaaataaaattttttaaaatttgtatagTAAATTTAAAGGGACAGGGTATATCATTGTATATTGTCTTCATTTCATGAAtttgcaatatatatatatatatatatatatatagggagaagtttAAGTGAAAATCATCCTTATATGAAAActgtgagaaccataaaaaagtattactttttatataaaaaggtgttaatTTTCCAagaaaacgtgttactttgcatttatatttttttctgaaagcTACACTTTTTGataaaaagtaccagattttttaaaaaacaaaagtaacacattttttgtgcaAATGTAACACCTTTTCAGTAAAAagataacacattttttggttctcacgattctcatataagcttAGTTTTCACTGGAacttgaccatatatatatatatatactcttaataagtttataaagttgtaaattttttttatctgtttTCCATGTGAGAGAACTCACATATGGGAAATAATAAGCACTTTAACACTGTGTCGGAGAACTACTAGTACTCTGGACTCTGGTGTGTTGCTAAACCAACAAAATCGATAAAATAAAAGGTGGAAACAAGTCTTAGATCATTCAAACACGCTTTCCGCGAGGGACGGTTAGGAACCAAGATAAAACATAACCAAACGAACCATAATTGAAAGATAACGAAGCGAAAAGGTCGTTTCTTACAGCCATATACAGCATAGTAGCCATCAATGAGTTAGTCATGCAAGTCCTCCACATAAATATTAGcattaaatcaaaaattatcaaTGGAATACATCAAAAAACACAAGAGAAAACCTAAGAAGTATGCAGCCTATATCACTAGTTGTGTAAATTTGGCTTCTTATTTTGTTTGGGTGTTGTAGTAAGAGCAGAAGTTCTTTTTTTGGAAAAAGCATTAGTCCTACTGTCTAAATTTTCTTCATCATCCTCATCAACATGTTCGATTTCATTCTTAGATGACGGAACAGACTCCTCATCACGATCACTTTTCTTTCTTCCTACACTCAACTTCTTATGTAATCGCCTTTCAATGGGGTCGTTTAAAGGTCCAACTTGGGATCTACGCGGAACTTTCGCACCAAGACCAAGCCTACAAATACATATGCAGACACTTGAACAAGCTTTCAAACTGCTAATGAGCTTCCTTTCTTTCGCTGTACCTTTGTTTGAAAACATCCTAATACGTACGAGGGGAGAATAAAGACTAACCTCGAAGGTCTAGCTTCGATTTCCATTTCCGCTGCCTCCTCCAAATCTCCAGTCATATTCTTAACCCACTGCTCAGCCTACAAAAAAGAGCAAAGATATTGTAAAGTCTGTCTTTGTTTAATTCGAGTAATTTAACACAAGATTAAAAGAATCCAATCATAGTGCTTTACCAATTTAAGACCCTTATTAAGGGTTATTAAGTTTGGCAGTGGAGGTGGCTCCTCCTTTGCACTCATGATCTGCAGTAATGGAAACCAAATTCTTTAATAGATGttgatcaaaataaattcaACATGTCAAAGCCTAAATACCAACAAGATGGGGAGGCTACATGAACCGAAACAAATCAATGTGTaactaaaaaagacaaaaaatgttCTTCAGAACACAATACTTCAAAATGTGCACTCATAGATCTAGCAAAAACAGTGAAAAAAATGGGCTAGACTTTCTAGTGAAATTTCCAAATTGATCCTTTTGTCATACATGGAAGCCCTTTTGTTAGATTATTCAACTAATGGAAGTATCTCCAAAGAGGCACTAAAATTAGAAACAAATGTACTAAAATGAGATACAAATGTGCTAAAAATGAGATACAAATGTACGAAAATTCACTTTGTATTTGGTTTATAGAGCTTCATTCTTGCATGTTGATTAGAAATCGGGCCGCGACTTACAAGAAGACGACTGAAGAAACTTGTTTTCTCCTCCAGTAAACATAAGATATGATTTCCTATGAgaaattttttcctttttttcctgGGAGGTTGTGTTTGGCAGAGTTTTCAATCTGTTATAGGCAAAATCCTAGTGGGGAGTTTGCCTCAATTAAAAGTGCCACCGTTTATCTCAATCCTTGTTCGCTCTCACTTAACCAGCTATATATTCATGTTTGGTAGGCAGGTGTCTCCCTGCTTCTTAAGATAtgttatgatttattttttggctTCTGGATAAGAAGTTGTGATAAAATTGGGGTGGGGGTTGCGGTCGCAGAGGGAGGGATAGGGTTAAGAGGAACAAACACAAGCAGCAATCAACCACAACAAAGTGTAGCAAAATGTTTACAATAAGAACACAGCACACAGATTATTGGTAATTTCTCAAACAAATAAGTTTTCCATTAGTGAATGCAAGCATGTAACAATTACATAACGAGAACTACAATGAGAAAAAAAAGGTCATACTTAGCTCTCACTAGCTCTTTACGTGGCACAATCTTCCTGTCCCTACTATTGAAGGGTACTCCATTTCTTTCTCTTGGTGGCTCTACTTCTTGCTCTCTCTCTTTGGAGTTTCTCTTGGGAGTAAAAATGGTCATGGGCCGGGTCTAGAGCGAGTCCAACTAGACCCGGACCTGGACCCATTAATTTTTGATGGATCCTAACCAGGATACGGATCCTAAGGGTCTGAAATTTTCAGACCAATACCCAGACCCGTCGAGTCTAATGGGTCTAAGGTCTTtaagggtccttaatgggtttGAAAAGGGTATAATAAATAAGTGTATGGGGGCCATAAGACCCTTTCTGAATTCTGTCAgtatcctaaaccctaaaatcaacAATTCACACATCATCAAACACTAAAATTAACAATTTACGCATCGTTAGCCCataaaatcaacaaatcaaTATCCTCAAACCCTAGATTTGGAAGAATGACAGAAAAACTATACATGATAAAATAATGACAATTCAAAAACCACTATAAACAAAAATCTATAAACAAATACTAATAAACAAGCAAGAATCCATCTATATCTTTCCACAATTGATATTGAAGGAAACATCTGCCATTAAAGAGAGTGGAAAAGAAAATAGGAGAAGATAATAGTGAAGAAAAGTCTGACCGAGAAATGAGGTGTGATTTCCCGACTGCCTgaggaagaacaacaacaacaatgaagaatataaatgaaGGAAGGGCGGCGGGAATTTAGGAAAGTTGGAAATAACTTTAGTTTTTGAGATCCATGAAGAAAGAGCCGCCATTAATTGATGAAATAACTTTACTTTTAGGGTTTATTAATAAAGTGTTGTACTGCTGtgcaacttaaaaaaaaaatatctttaaaattttagggtccgggtccatAGAGCGGGTTTAGTATCCAAGTCTAGAGATCCGGTCTAGATCCGGGTCTGAAAGTCTGGACCTGGACCCTTAGTCCCATACCCGTTATTTACTTTTGACATCCAGATCCGATCCcgatccgatgggtctcaaaaaatgAAACTCGGACTCTTAAAAAGGGGTGGGTCTAATAGAGTCgtagacccatgaccatccctacttgGGAGCCACACACATTGATTCTCTCTCCATTTGGACTTAAATGCTCCTCAAAAGACTAGGGCTTTCTACAAGAACTCCCTTCACATCTACCGTAGACACATGCTCGGACAAGTACATCACTTGCTAGTCTGAACACTAACTTCCTCAAGAAGCCGAACGGTGCTAATTTGAGCAAAAGGATGCTCATCCGAGCACAATCTCACTGCACCTTTTGCCCCGCTTTCTTTGGTTCTACGTTCAAGCATTAAGCTTACTCATCTAAACTCTTCCCCGTGTTCCTCGGAATTTGGCTCTTAGTTCAACAGAACCCAACCCTCCTAAATTTGTCTTTTATTCTTGGGAGTGTTGATAAGGAATAATATGCACAGATAGTTAGTCGTATCTTGTTTTGAATATGCTCCTCCTTTCACTTTGGGTGTCTCTTATTAGTAAAAGATTTATTGCATAGTGAATTGTGATGTCTAAGAGAGCAAAAGGTTTAGCACAATAAGAGACTTACGTTCTAGACGATAatcatatttttcaaaatatgtgCAATATTCAAACTTATCATGTGGTATATTTGTAATTCCCCAAAACTGTGTTAAAAGGCatcattaaattatgtaaaagaACCTATGTCTGAAATGATTCAGCTTGTCTGGCTGTCCTTAATAGCCTGGAATATAATTTGTAAATCTAAAGAATGCAGAATTTCTTTTCCAAGAATGTTTTGCGTCGCTTTTGCAAAGCAGATTGCATGTTGGTTGATTGGTTCACCGCGAAAGTTTTTAACGACCAGACATCTGCAATCTTGGTTTAGAAAATAGATTTGGCATTGTTTTATTAAGCAAAGGCACACTTTCATTAGTTAGTAAATCCTCTTCAAGAGATTACTGGGGTCTATGATGAGATTAACAATCTATGATGTGATGATCAATTTGAGACCCATGCTCATTTGTGCTTCTCTTGCTGTTATAGTAAAACATCCTTGGAAAAAGGATTGTAGATGGGTGCACATTTACCTTAAGGGAAAAATTCTTACGTAAACATAGACTACAAATTCAACAAAAGAGTCCTTAGCCCTGATATTTCTTGTGATTGGATTGTGGAAGCAGATGTGATGACAATTGAAAGTTGGTCGTATGGTTTTTGATAGATTAATGTTCCGGGTAGCTTATATATCTTCAAAGGTGATTTTTCTTTGATAGTTCAATCTTAAGATCCATTTGTATTTTACTGGAAGTTTCGTTTTCTCTGCCCTTTTATCTAGAAGTCTATTTCAGGCTCTATTGCAAATTATAAATCTCACACGCTAAACCAAAACTGAATCTTCCTTTTTGATTTGACACACTCGAAATTCAAAACCTACGAAAATGCCATCTCTATTTATTCTGACTTGTCCTCGCGTTGCTTTGTTTATTATGTAGCCAACCCCATTGGCTTAAGGCTTTTGCATGATTGTTGAGTTAAGAGAGCTAGTAGAAATTATTGAATCAATGTAACCTATATTTTCATCAGGTTCGTAAAGCTATTGTCATCCTAGCTTCTTTCATGTTGTCAAAAATGGAAGTCTGTATCAAAAAGGATGCAATAAACACATGAAGCTAATGTCattctagtttttattttctctGGATTATTGAGTTCTATAAATCTATCCATTCATCCACTGCTCATCCTGATAGAATTTGAGACATGCTCTTCCTCAAAGCATTTCATTGAGGACCAATTTAGTAAGTTTTGCAAAAACCAATAGTTCATAATTTCAAAACTAAACCATGGACAACACCGAGTAGCGCTGCAGCATAAGGAAAGAGAAGGTATTCAAGATAACATCACTTTGCGCCAATATTGATCAAAACCACAATCTGTTGCCAGTCCACATGTTCTACTGCTACATAATCCCAAATTCACCAGCTACACAAGTCGTACACCCAATTCACATTCATTAGGTCACATATTTACCAATAGGGTTCATATGTCACCAACAACCCAAATGTCAAACACAATCTCAAATTCAGAACATTACCAATATACTCACCAATCACTTAAGTACTAAGATAAAGTATTCAATCACCAATTTCACAAATTTCAAGCAATCAAATTATCCCCAAAGCCAATTCACTGAATTCAATAAGcaaatttgtaaacaaatataaaacgCATATTCAATTCAATACCATAGCGACGCAAAAtatatcatttaatattttaatccaCTATTAAACTATTAAGCATtcaaatttattcaaaattcacCATTAATTCAAAAATACCTAACCTTTTTTACagtttaatcaaattaaaaaatgaaaatagacACCCCATTGTTTCAAATTGATGATGCAATTAATTTAACTAACATAATTTACAATTAAATGAACAAAGTTTAATTGCTTGTTTTATCAACTAAGAACCCTAATGCAGAAAATCACCATATTTCCTTAATAGTTCAAGATTTATCACAAAAATGACAATTCCAATAGTTAACTGGAACAATATAACAGAAAATCCAAGTTGACAAGAAGTAAATATCCATAAACAAACAAATTGGACAACGCAAAATCTggagaataaaaaatattagagaAAGACAAAGAACTCTGAAAATATACCGAATAAAGGCTTGGTAGAATGAGATAGTAAAGCTTATCACTGTAAAGATGAACTCGATACGATGACCGGAGCTTAGCAGCCTGCGGAGGAAGGGAGGAACGGAGGAAGTTTTGGGACTTCGCAGTTGGGACTTGGGAGTCACTGAGTCAGGGAGGAGGAAGTTTTGGGACCGGAAATTCTGAATGTGCCAAAGAAGTATGAGCCGGGTTAGGTGAtggaaaatatgaaaaaaattaaaaaaaattttaaaaagaaataagcGTCTTcagatgaaaatttaaaatgattaagacaaattatcaacaaaatgaatcaaataagataagtttcaatttattttcaaaagtaagcgtgaaattctcaaaTCTGTAATTTGGGGTTGTTCTAACTGCGAACGGGttaaaaaaacacaatagttgtttgcagttactaactgcgaacaactttgACTGTTCGCAGTTTGACCTATTCATAGTGGAAGCTGCTGTGCATATTTGTGGAGCTAGTTGTTtccagttagtaactgcgaacaactgtTGTGTTTTATTGACTAATTGCGAACAGTCCCAAGCCAcaggtttgagaatttcacgGTAATTTTTAGAAATTAGTTGAAACTTgtttatttggttcattttgttgataatttgtctcaatcattttaaattttcagcTGAAATCGGGTATAtatttgttgttactaacagctaGGAGCGTTCAATGGGCCGTATAAGGGTCGGGGCGGGCCGGACTTAAGTAAATATGAGCCAGGTTGGATGATGGCCCTTTAAACATATATGCGCTTTAAAAGCCTTCTCGGCCCAACCCGacccatttttattactaaaaaatattttaatcccTTTTATCAAtctataacaattaaattatcatttataataattaaattgaaaaaatattaataatctccattgacatttttatttataatatttaaattatacattactTATGCTATACAACGGCCTGTTTCCGACCTTATTAAGCCCTTTCATAGTccgcttcattttaattataatagagCCCGTTTTCGGCCCGACccattttttagtaataaaagtTACAAAACCCTTCTAAAAACGGGTGggataagggctcaaaatgaGAGCCGGCCATCGAG
Coding sequences:
- the LOC130817524 gene encoding uncharacterized protein LOC130817524, which gives rise to MSAKEEPPPLPNLITLNKGLKLAEQWVKNMTGDLEEAAEMEIEARPSRLGLGAKVPRRSQVGPLNDPIERRLHKKLSVGRKKSDRDEESVPSSKNEIEHVDEDDEENLDSRTNAFSKKRTSALTTTPKQNKKPNLHN